A stretch of the Elephas maximus indicus isolate mEleMax1 chromosome 3, mEleMax1 primary haplotype, whole genome shotgun sequence genome encodes the following:
- the SLC35A3 gene encoding UDP-N-acetylglucosamine transporter isoform X3, producing the protein MERLPVANEDKTMSANLKYLSLGILAFQTTSLVLTMRYSRTLKEEGPRYLSSTAVVVAELLKIMACILLVYKDSKYSPRALNRVLHDEILNKPMETLKLAIPSGIYTLQNNLLYVALSNLDAATYQVTYQLKILTTALFSVSMLSKKLGVYQWLSLVILMTGVAFVQWPSDSQELNSKELSAGSQFVGLMAVLIACFSSGFAGVYFEKILKETKQSVWIRNIQLVSFSLEPSL; encoded by the exons gcAAATGAAGATAAAACAATGTCTGCCAACCTAAAATACCTATCCTTGGGAATTTTGGCCTTTCAGACTACCAGTTTGGTTCTAACAATGCGTTATTCTAGGACTTTGAAAGAGGAGGGACCTCGTTATCTGTCTTCTACTGCAGTGGTTGTAGCTGAACTTTTGAAGATAATGGCCTGCATTTTACTAGTCTACAAAGACAGCA AATATAGCCCAAGAGCGCTGAATCGAGTACTACATGATGAAATTCTTAATAAACCTATGGAAACACTTAAACTTGCTATTCCATCAGGAATATATACTCTTCAGAATAATTTACTCTACGTGGCACTGTCAAATCTAGATGCAGCTACTTATCAG gtcacATATCAGTTGAAAATTCTTACAACGGCATTATTTTCTGTGTCTATGCTTAGTAAAAAATTAGGTGTGTACCAGTGGCTCTCCCTAGTAATTTTGATGACAGGAGTTGCTTTTGTACAG tgGCCTTCAGATTCTCAAGAACTTAATTCTAAGGAGCTTTCGGCTGGCTCTCAATTTGTAGGCCTCATGGCAGTTCTCATAGCATGTTTTTCAAGTGGCTTTGCTGGGGTTTACtttgagaaaatcttaaaagagaCAAAACAATCAGTGTGGATAAGAAACATTCAGCTTG